The Paenibacillus macerans genome includes a window with the following:
- a CDS encoding TIGR03943 family putative permease subunit yields the protein MNHPRVIRAHYFARSLILLGFALFIAHLSKAGALKYYIAPSMEPYIRYCPIALVLMAVALAYQALFQKAAVLCDCERPLSASSWKNAAVYGLFLLPLLLGALLPDQALGSFAAAKRGMSLTSPLSAAEQLEATFKAPDPYNAEFAELAKRLYPEEIIEIRPEIFSETVGAIELFQDQFRGKKVKLSGFVYQAPNAHEFILGRFLVMCCTADAAPFGVVVTSAEPLRNIRADAWLEVEGTIEPQIRQGKNIITVAAEQIKEIPRPDTPYVYPSGDSVKVWESGQDE from the coding sequence ATGAACCACCCCCGCGTGATTCGGGCCCATTATTTCGCCAGATCGCTAATCCTGCTCGGGTTCGCCCTGTTCATCGCTCATCTGTCCAAAGCGGGAGCGCTGAAATATTATATCGCCCCGTCCATGGAACCGTATATCCGCTACTGCCCGATCGCGTTGGTTTTGATGGCCGTGGCCCTAGCTTATCAGGCATTGTTTCAAAAAGCCGCCGTCCTCTGCGACTGCGAGCGCCCGCTGTCCGCGTCAAGCTGGAAAAACGCCGCGGTCTACGGCCTGTTCCTGCTCCCGCTGCTGCTGGGGGCGCTGCTTCCCGATCAGGCGCTCGGCAGCTTCGCCGCCGCCAAAAGAGGGATGAGCTTGACCTCCCCCCTCTCTGCCGCAGAGCAACTGGAGGCGACGTTTAAAGCGCCCGACCCGTACAACGCCGAATTCGCCGAACTGGCCAAGCGGCTGTACCCGGAGGAGATCATCGAGATCCGGCCGGAGATTTTCTCGGAAACAGTGGGGGCGATCGAGCTGTTCCAGGATCAATTTCGCGGAAAAAAAGTCAAACTGAGCGGGTTTGTGTACCAAGCGCCGAACGCCCATGAATTTATTCTCGGCCGCTTCCTGGTGATGTGCTGCACGGCGGACGCGGCTCCGTTCGGCGTTGTCGTGACCTCGGCCGAGCCGCTGAGGAATATTCGGGCGGATGCCTGGCTGGAAGTGGAAGGAACGATCGAGCCGCAGATTCGCCAGGGGAAAAACATCATCACCGTCGCCGCCGAACAGATCAAGGAAATCCCCAGGCCGGACACGCCTTACGTGTACCCGAGCGGGGACTCGGTGAAGGTTTGGGAGAGCGGGCAAGACGAATAA